The genomic DNA GTGCCGGTTCTAAGTCGTCCTGAGAGCGTGTCAGATAACGACGCCGCGTCCGCTCCGACCGTAGCATGGGTGTCCCGCCCATGGAGCCGCGGTACCCCGCGGTGTCGGGCCGTACTCGGCCCGAGGTAACGAGCGCAAGCGATCTGCTCTTCCATTGATACTGACAACCCCTTCGCTGGCGCAATTGCTATTCGGATGGTTTACCCTCCGACGTGTCGGCATAACGACACTATGGGCTCTGGCGTCCATGCTACGGTGACGACCGGCCCCGACCGCGTTCTTTATCACTCTCTGAGGTGCTCCGAAGGATCTCTTTCTTTTTGAGTGAATACGGGGGGGAGATCCTTCTGAGTACCTCAGGATGACGAACGGCAGTTACGCGGCTTTCCAAGCAGAATGCGCGTCCAAAGAAAACGCCCGGATCAGATGATCCGGGCGTTTCGAAGACAAAATAAAACAGAGTTCCGCACGTGCCGTGTGAGAGCGGTTCAGTCAAACCCATGTAAAATAAACGGGGCCAGTTCCGATCCGGAGGGTGCTCCGGTCTATCCCACCGTCAGTTTCCTGTCTATGGCCCAACGTCGCACAGACCGTTGGACACCGCAGGCTTACATCGGGCAGGCGGAAAGCCTCATGGGTTGATTATAGGTTTAACCAAATATGTGCCCTCAAGCTCGAACACTGAAGAACATCCGTTTCATTGAATACTATCGGTGCGAGTCGTCGTTGACAATCAGGAAATACGGCGATTCCCGCGTCGCATCACCGGACGCACCGGGATCGGCACCGCCGAGCGCGATCGCATCCGCATGACCGTTTCAAGCCGCACAACCAAGCCCACAAACAGGACGGCGGCCGCGATGAAGTACGAGGTGATAAGCATGTGAGATTATACGCCTGCTACATGCACGCGTTCGAGCGGGAACGGCGGATTTGAAAGAGAAAGTGGGATTTATTTTTTGGCTGCTGCAAGGCTCAATCCGTCATCCTGAGATACTCCGAAGGATCTCCCCCCGTCTTTGGCTGTGGGGCGGAAGAGATCCTTCGGAGTACCTGAGGATGACGGTGGTACGTGGGTGGCGCTGGCGGCTTGCCTTTGATCAGGCTTAGAACGGTGGCGCTTCGCCGCGCTTCCACCAGTCGGCATCGGCCTTCTTTTCGCGGGCCTTCTTCTCGCCGCTGTTGCTCTTGGTTGGCGGCTCGTTGGAATCGGGCTCAACGTCGAAGCCTTCGCCACCGTCGTCGCCCTCGTCGCCACCATTGACCATGCTGGCCAGAGACAGCGCGAACAGCGGGCCGATGCCCTTCATCGCGTCGACGTGCTCGTCCTTGAACGGCACCGACGCGTCGCGGAAGAAGACGATCGACGCGAGCGATTCGCCGAGGTACGTGCAGTTCATCGCCACCAGCGACTGCTTGTCGATGTAGTGGAACGCCTCCGGACTAACGCGTCCCTTCAGCTCGCTGGCCTGCAGTTGCACGAAGCCCTCACGGGTGGCCATGGGCAGCACGACGTCGCGGATCGCATCGGTCAGGGTGGCGTCGCCGGGCGTGGTGTACTTCATGTAAGCGCCAAGCTGAAATTCGCCTTCCTCGCTGGCGAGCCAGACGGCGCAATTGGCGTAGCCAAGCTGGCGAAGCAGCCAGTCCATGCTGTGACAGAGCAGTTGCTCGAGATCCTTCGAGCCTTCGATGGCCTTGCGGAAGCCTTCCTCGGTGCGAACGCTGCCCATCTGCCGGGAGAGTTCGCCATATGCGCCGATCAGGTCGTTGCAGAGCAGGTCGACCTTCTTGCTGATCGTCTTGCGCGCCTTGCTGAGCCGGCGGACGGCCAGCTTCAGGCGCTCGAGCTTGCGCTCGTGCTTGGCAGCGGCGTTCTGCCGCACCAGGGCAAGCTTCACGCGGTCGACCAGTTGTTCGCCGGTGAACGGCTTGGGCATGAAGTCGACCGCGCCCTCGCGCAGTGCCGAGACCGCGGTGGCGACCGTGGCGGCACCGGTGATGACGATCGCGCTGGCGGCCGGCGCGTTCCTGCGCAGGGCGGGCAGCAACGACATCCCATCGCCATCGGGCAGGTTCAGGTCGGTCAGCAGCAGGTCAAATGGTTCGTTGTCGGCCATGGCGGCGTGAGCGGCGGTAACGGAGTCGGCAATCGTCAGATCGCACGCGACGCCGGCGCTCATCACGTCCACGATGGCCTCTGAGACCGCTGGCTCGTCGTCAACGATCAGCACGCGTGGGCGGACTGCCTTGGTCTTGGTCGTGATCGTCGCGTTTGCCATTGCGTCTCCGAACAAATGGTGATTGGTCTCGTCTGCTACTGTCACTCGATCCGCTTCTCGCCACTTCCGACGTCCGCGTTCCCACTTCCACTTCACCTCACGCCAGCCTGCGCGTCTCCTGAACGGGCTCGGCGTGCGCCTGAACCGCTGGCAGCAGCACGGTCATGCGCGCCCCTTGCCCCGGGCGGCTTTCCAGGTGGATGGCACCGCCCGAGCATTCAACCCAGCGCATCGCCTTAGCCAATCCCATTCCGCGCCGGCGGCCAGCTCGGCGGCTGCTGAAGAAGGGGGCGAAGGCGCGCTTGAGCGTCTCGTCGTCCATCCCGCAGCCGTTGTCGGCGATCGTCAGCACCACGCGGTTCGACAGCGCGTCGAACGCGGCGTGAACGTCGATCCGACCGGCGCCTTCCTCGGTCGCCTGAATCGAATTGCCGATCACCTCCCGCAGCGCGGCCGACACCTGCTCGGGGTCCACCTCGACCTGCGGCACGTCGCCGATCGTGATCTCAATGTCTCTATCGGGCGTTTCGTCCAGCAACTTGGCGTCATGAATCGCACGACCGACAAGATCGGAAATCTCGCAAACCGTCGGCTTCGGCGGCACGGGTTTGGCGAAGTCCATCAGTTCGGTGATGATCTCGCTGAGCCGATGCGACTGGTCGTAAATGAGGCTGGCGGCGTGCTTCTGCTTCGGGTCGGTCAACTGCATCGCCAGAAGCTGCGATCGACCACTGATGACCGCCAGCGGGTTGTT from Tepidisphaeraceae bacterium includes the following:
- a CDS encoding response regulator, which translates into the protein MANATITTKTKAVRPRVLIVDDEPAVSEAIVDVMSAGVACDLTIADSVTAAHAAMADNEPFDLLLTDLNLPDGDGMSLLPALRRNAPAASAIVITGAATVATAVSALREGAVDFMPKPFTGEQLVDRVKLALVRQNAAAKHERKLERLKLAVRRLSKARKTISKKVDLLCNDLIGAYGELSRQMGSVRTEEGFRKAIEGSKDLEQLLCHSMDWLLRQLGYANCAVWLASEEGEFQLGAYMKYTTPGDATLTDAIRDVVLPMATREGFVQLQASELKGRVSPEAFHYIDKQSLVAMNCTYLGESLASIVFFRDASVPFKDEHVDAMKGIGPLFALSLASMVNGGDEGDDGGEGFDVEPDSNEPPTKSNSGEKKAREKKADADWWKRGEAPPF